A single region of the Deltaproteobacteria bacterium genome encodes:
- the gspE gene encoding type II secretion system ATPase GspE, with translation MKSIQEIISERNPEAVLKIEQILAKNGESLEEALIKSNILDEEETLEVLSEFYEFPYTLTIPEKDIDSELIKILPISFAKKFRIIPFQKKDGRVTIIFAPPLDLYALDEMKSLFECELDPVVALNHVVLDSINRVYERGKEVEEGIEDDSAGISEYDIQEPKDLLEAEDEAPIIRFVNSLMFQAVKEKASDIHLECFEKELSVRYRKDGILHEITSVPKKLQASIISRVKIMAELDIAEKRKPQDGRIRVKVAGRDVDVRISTVPTIWGESVVMRLLDRSSVLLSLEDLGLKGKKLETIERLIHRPHGIILVTGPTGSGKTTSLYASLERINSPDKKIITVEDPVEYQIQGINQIQVNPKVNLTFANGLRSILRQDPDVILVGEIRDKETADIAIHASLTGHLVFSTLHTNDSASAITRLIDMEIEPFLVASSLMAVIAQRLLRFLCSHCKEPYEPHDDELLKIGIKRDHLKDGILFRATGCEKCFDMGYSGRTAIFEILLIDDDIRNLTLGHVDSTKIKRKAMEHGMTTLRSDGAEKILQGLTSIDEVMRVTEEESTVDPT, from the coding sequence ATGAAGAGCATACAAGAAATAATAAGCGAAAGGAATCCCGAGGCAGTCCTCAAGATAGAGCAAATTTTAGCCAAAAACGGAGAGAGTCTTGAAGAAGCCCTTATAAAATCCAACATTCTGGATGAAGAGGAAACGCTGGAAGTCCTGTCGGAGTTTTACGAGTTCCCTTACACGCTTACGATTCCGGAAAAAGACATCGATTCCGAGCTGATAAAAATCCTTCCAATAAGCTTCGCGAAAAAATTCAGGATAATACCTTTTCAGAAGAAAGACGGCAGGGTCACAATAATTTTTGCCCCTCCCCTGGATCTGTATGCCCTTGATGAGATGAAATCGCTTTTTGAATGTGAACTGGACCCCGTTGTGGCTCTGAATCACGTCGTTCTCGACAGCATCAACCGTGTCTATGAGCGCGGTAAAGAAGTTGAGGAGGGAATAGAAGACGACTCAGCGGGCATCTCGGAATATGACATACAGGAACCGAAGGACCTCCTCGAAGCCGAGGATGAAGCCCCTATTATCAGATTCGTCAATTCGCTTATGTTTCAAGCGGTAAAGGAAAAAGCAAGCGATATTCACCTTGAGTGTTTTGAGAAGGAATTGTCGGTGAGATACAGAAAGGACGGAATACTTCACGAAATCACATCCGTACCTAAAAAGCTTCAGGCATCCATAATTTCCAGGGTAAAAATTATGGCAGAGCTGGATATTGCCGAGAAGAGAAAGCCTCAGGACGGAAGAATACGCGTAAAAGTAGCCGGAAGGGACGTCGATGTGCGTATTTCAACAGTCCCGACCATATGGGGGGAAAGCGTTGTCATGAGGCTTCTGGACAGGTCGTCGGTGCTGCTCAGCCTGGAGGACCTCGGGCTCAAAGGCAAAAAACTGGAGACCATTGAAAGGCTCATTCACCGTCCTCATGGAATAATACTCGTAACAGGGCCTACCGGTAGCGGTAAAACCACGAGCCTCTACGCCAGTCTTGAGAGAATCAATTCGCCGGACAAAAAAATCATTACGGTTGAAGACCCGGTTGAGTATCAGATTCAGGGTATAAATCAGATTCAGGTCAACCCTAAAGTAAACCTTACTTTCGCAAACGGTCTCAGGTCAATCCTCCGTCAGGACCCCGACGTTATTCTCGTGGGTGAGATTAGAGATAAAGAAACCGCCGATATCGCGATTCATGCCTCCCTGACAGGACACCTGGTTTTTTCCACGCTTCACACTAATGACTCCGCAAGCGCAATAACCAGGTTGATAGATATGGAAATCGAGCCTTTCCTCGTCGCCTCGTCCCTAATGGCTGTAATAGCGCAGAGACTTCTACGTTTTTTATGCAGTCACTGCAAAGAACCCTATGAACCCCATGACGATGAACTCTTAAAGATCGGAATAAAACGTGACCACCTGAAGGACGGCATATTGTTCCGCGCCACCGGATGCGAGAAGTGTTTTGATATGGGGTACAGCGGAAGAACCGCAATTTTCGAAATCCTCCTGATAGACGATGATATCAGAAACCTGACATTGGGCCATGTCGATTCAACCAAAATCAAGAGAAAGGCGATGGAGCACGGAATGACAACGCTGAGATCGGACGGTGCAGAGAAGATACTCCAGGGGTTAACCTCGATCGATGAAGTGATGCGCGTAACCGAAGAGGAGAGTACCGTTGATCCGACTTAA
- the gspF gene encoding type II secretion system inner membrane protein GspF, with the protein MPVYKYKAIDETGKTVQGIVDAESPKGATDKLKRQGVFLSSLNEVKEGKSRIFIPFRGINIAELAVTTRQFSTLISAGLPLEASLAALSEQTEDARLSQVLTQVKDRVSEGSSLANALNEHRNIFSDLYINIVRAGEASGTLDIVLLRLADFLEKQAALTSRVRSALIYPIFMFFIGGGVLFFTMTYVIPRIAKIFEDSEKALPLMTVILINISGFFSNNILLLLLIIPIIAFAAYRFNGTERGKMLFDRLSLKLPVFGKINSMVVVSRFTRTLGTLLASGIPLLDALKIGEAVMGNQVYGKALEEVRINVREGSSLAQPLRQSGVFPPLVTRMIAVGEQTGEMEQMLTKVADIYDQQVETMVSTLTSLLEPVMIVIIGAVMGFIVFAVLLPIFNLTQTIG; encoded by the coding sequence ATGCCTGTATATAAATATAAAGCTATCGACGAGACAGGAAAGACCGTTCAGGGTATCGTAGATGCGGAATCCCCGAAGGGCGCAACCGACAAACTCAAACGCCAGGGCGTTTTTCTATCGTCTCTAAATGAAGTTAAGGAGGGCAAGTCCAGAATATTTATTCCGTTTAGAGGAATAAATATCGCGGAACTTGCGGTCACTACAAGGCAATTCTCCACTTTAATTTCCGCGGGCTTGCCCCTGGAGGCCTCTCTCGCAGCGCTCTCGGAGCAAACCGAGGATGCGAGACTCAGCCAGGTTCTTACCCAGGTCAAGGATAGGGTGAGCGAAGGAAGCTCTCTCGCAAACGCTTTGAACGAGCACAGAAATATATTCTCCGATCTGTACATAAATATCGTCAGAGCCGGCGAGGCGAGCGGAACGCTCGACATCGTGCTGCTACGGCTCGCCGATTTTCTCGAAAAGCAGGCCGCCCTTACCTCACGGGTAAGGAGCGCGCTCATCTATCCGATATTCATGTTTTTCATCGGCGGCGGCGTACTGTTTTTCACCATGACTTATGTCATACCGCGTATAGCAAAGATTTTTGAGGACAGCGAGAAAGCACTGCCTCTCATGACCGTTATACTTATAAATATAAGCGGATTCTTCAGCAACAATATACTGCTGCTGTTGCTGATTATTCCGATTATCGCATTCGCCGCTTACAGATTCAACGGGACCGAACGGGGGAAGATGTTATTCGACCGCCTGTCATTGAAGCTGCCGGTTTTCGGCAAAATAAACTCTATGGTAGTAGTATCGAGGTTTACGCGGACCCTGGGAACCCTGCTTGCAAGCGGTATCCCCCTTCTGGACGCGCTTAAGATAGGGGAGGCCGTTATGGGAAACCAGGTCTACGGCAAAGCCCTTGAAGAGGTCAGAATAAATGTAAGAGAGGGAAGCAGCCTGGCTCAACCCCTCCGGCAGAGCGGTGTATTTCCCCCTCTTGTAACAAGGATGATCGCGGTCGGTGAACAGACAGGCGAGATGGAACAGATGCTTACAAAGGTAGCGGATATTTACGATCAGCAGGTAGAGACCATGGTGTCTACACTCACATCCCTTCTCGAACCGGTTATGATAGTAATAATCGGCGCCGTCATGGGGTTCATAGTGTTCGCGGTTCTGCTGCCGATATTCAATTTGACACAAACTATAGGCTAA
- the gspG gene encoding type II secretion system major pseudopilin GspG — MRAQGGFTLIEIMVVLLIIAGLAYIVGTNVIGRFGEAKKEETKIQIKNLESALKLFKLDNGFYPETQQGISALIQPPTVGREPCCYARDGYLEGNQVPLDGWKNEYIYIGPDQTGDGTYEIISIGEDAVQQTEDDISSRNIQ, encoded by the coding sequence ATGAGAGCTCAAGGTGGTTTTACGCTAATTGAGATAATGGTTGTACTTCTGATCATCGCGGGGCTTGCGTACATCGTAGGGACCAATGTTATCGGGAGATTCGGAGAGGCCAAAAAAGAGGAGACAAAAATTCAGATCAAAAATCTGGAGTCCGCCCTGAAGCTGTTTAAGCTAGATAACGGTTTTTATCCGGAAACACAGCAGGGTATTAGTGCGCTGATTCAGCCGCCGACTGTGGGCAGAGAGCCCTGCTGCTATGCCAGGGACGGATACCTGGAGGGCAACCAGGTCCCGCTCGACGGCTGGAAAAACGAATACATTTATATAGGCCCTGACCAGACAGGCGACGGCACCTACGAAATAATCTCCATCGGAGAGGACGCGGTTCAACAAACGGAGGACGATATTTCGAGCCGCAATATACAATGA
- a CDS encoding type II secretion system protein, producing the protein MSRRNGFTLIELLVVIILIGALVYIAVPKIKSGTEINIKSASRNLSGTIRYLYNEAAFKKNIYRLVFDVENDEYWIEYLNQNEYVQSADPYLRRRKLPSGVHFRDVITERTLGKSSLDDSKEFILFLPTGFVEPAVIHLATDNEDYYTLETKPYTGGTRVYNEYVELLRSN; encoded by the coding sequence ATGAGCCGCAGGAACGGTTTTACGCTTATCGAGCTTCTGGTTGTGATTATTCTCATCGGCGCTCTGGTTTATATTGCCGTTCCCAAAATCAAGAGCGGTACGGAGATAAATATAAAGAGCGCGTCCCGGAACCTGAGCGGCACGATAAGGTATTTATACAACGAGGCGGCTTTTAAGAAAAACATATACAGGCTTGTGTTTGACGTCGAAAACGATGAATACTGGATAGAGTATTTGAACCAGAATGAGTACGTGCAGTCCGCCGATCCGTATCTCAGAAGAAGAAAGCTTCCGAGCGGTGTTCATTTCAGAGACGTAATTACGGAGCGGACTCTCGGCAAGAGTTCGCTCGACGATTCAAAGGAATTCATACTGTTTCTGCCCACGGGCTTTGTAGAGCCCGCTGTTATTCATCTCGCAACCGACAATGAGGACTATTACACACTTGAGACAAAACCCTATACGGGCGGAACGAGGGTATATAACGAGTATGTAGAGCTTCTCAGGAGTAATTAA
- a CDS encoding prepilin-type N-terminal cleavage/methylation domain-containing protein encodes MNLLSQRLSQTTNKGFTLIEVLIAIFIASIVLTVLYSSFFQIIKAKENIEEQLELYHEARVVMSKLTKDLVTAFPRGLVNSDTTNIAAPFFYATKEGGQSELSFTSLARTPTQGSRESDQTQISYFTEPIPDTDLYALIRRDNPTIENENGGTQYPISERIVALNLSYLFTSTEGDGAQEFTAEWNSNETLEIPSAVNVEIVMRTPRGEDLEFSTLVIIPVVN; translated from the coding sequence ATGAATTTACTGTCGCAACGGCTATCTCAGACTACAAATAAAGGCTTTACGCTTATCGAAGTGCTGATCGCGATATTTATCGCTTCAATAGTGCTTACGGTGCTTTATTCCTCTTTCTTTCAGATAATCAAGGCTAAGGAGAATATCGAGGAACAGCTGGAGCTATACCATGAGGCGAGAGTCGTTATGTCGAAACTTACAAAAGACCTGGTTACGGCGTTCCCGAGAGGGCTCGTTAACTCCGACACAACAAACATTGCTGCGCCCTTCTTTTACGCAACAAAAGAGGGCGGGCAAAGCGAATTGAGCTTTACATCCCTGGCGAGAACCCCGACTCAGGGTTCACGGGAATCCGATCAGACGCAAATCAGTTATTTTACGGAACCGATCCCTGATACAGACCTCTACGCGCTCATCAGAAGGGATAATCCTACGATTGAAAACGAGAACGGAGGTACTCAATATCCGATATCGGAGCGCATAGTGGCGCTTAATCTTTCATATTTGTTTACCAGCACGGAGGGAGACGGCGCTCAGGAATTTACGGCTGAATGGAACTCGAACGAAACTCTGGAAATTCCAAGCGCGGTTAATGTGGAGATAGTCATGCGAACCCCGAGGGGGGAAGATCTGGAATTCAGCACACTGGTAATAATACCGGTTGTTAATTAA
- a CDS encoding general secretion pathway protein GspK has translation MGKSNSTSINKRDSEKGIVLVIVIIILAILMILVTDLIYFTQIDTEISANTKDEIKARYIAKSGIHVAAGTLKARPLEELSEITAAFSGQNENSEGSWAISVPYFPVGDGSVSVTVVDERAKINLNSLVNPSTNQVDQQVLTELKELFRFLEVDGAKSDRFTSSLINWTDAPIEGAPNDQDSSGANGDFYSSLEDPYRIKDGPLDTIHEIRMIDGMDDEFFNQIKDYVTVYPGDKKINFSTAPKVVLMAAIKGSAVSAIGGEENPSENEVDDDVAEQIADEIIAAREDEPVIDQRKARELATNIDPTAQISAGLVGVALGSGESEVFSVTAIGSLGEENPTKRIIEAVLKKERQNREEVVDILTWKEL, from the coding sequence ATGGGAAAAAGTAATTCAACGAGCATAAATAAGCGAGATTCCGAAAAGGGTATAGTTCTTGTAATAGTTATCATCATCTTAGCAATTCTGATGATACTTGTTACTGATCTTATATATTTCACACAAATAGACACCGAGATCTCCGCTAATACGAAAGACGAGATAAAAGCGCGCTATATTGCGAAGTCTGGAATTCATGTCGCAGCAGGGACACTAAAGGCAAGGCCGCTTGAAGAGCTATCGGAAATAACGGCGGCTTTTTCCGGTCAGAACGAGAACTCGGAGGGCTCCTGGGCAATCAGTGTCCCCTATTTCCCGGTAGGTGACGGAAGCGTATCCGTTACTGTCGTCGATGAGAGAGCAAAGATCAACCTTAACTCCCTGGTTAACCCGTCCACAAACCAGGTCGACCAGCAGGTGCTTACCGAGTTAAAAGAGCTTTTCCGATTCCTTGAGGTAGACGGCGCTAAATCCGACAGATTTACCTCCAGCCTTATTAACTGGACGGACGCTCCCATTGAGGGGGCCCCGAATGACCAGGACTCATCCGGCGCGAACGGTGATTTTTACTCCAGCCTCGAAGATCCTTACAGAATAAAAGACGGCCCGCTCGACACTATTCATGAGATACGCATGATCGACGGGATGGACGATGAATTTTTTAATCAGATCAAAGATTACGTTACCGTATATCCGGGTGATAAAAAAATAAATTTCAGCACCGCTCCGAAGGTGGTATTGATGGCAGCGATAAAAGGCTCTGCCGTTTCGGCGATAGGGGGAGAGGAAAACCCGTCGGAAAATGAAGTTGACGATGACGTGGCGGAGCAGATAGCTGATGAAATAATCGCCGCCAGGGAGGACGAGCCGGTTATAGACCAGCGAAAAGCCAGGGAGCTGGCCACGAACATAGACCCGACCGCCCAAATAAGCGCCGGTCTCGTCGGTGTTGCTCTCGGCAGCGGTGAAAGCGAAGTTTTCTCGGTAACGGCCATAGGCAGCCTGGGAGAAGAAAACCCGACAAAGAGAATAATAGAAGCGGTACTGAAGAAAGAAAGACAAAACAGGGAAGAGGTTGTAGATATACTGACATGGAAAGAGCTCTAG
- a CDS encoding AAA family ATPase, with the protein MERALEKLNQIRNDLKASYYERDEVIDGSLCALLTGHHLLLIGPPGTAKSQLANEICRRIGGARYFQWLLTKFTTPEELFGAVSLKGLENDEYRRVISGKLPEAHIAFLDEVFKASSSILNTLLTIMNERIYYNGTEILNIPLISLFGASNELPSEEDELEALYDRFLLRYVVDYIKEDFRFLKMLNTESRVSEDMAITPQELDYLKVEANKVSVPSNILKLISRIRKELGKKGVTPSDRRYKQSISLLKARAYLEGRNEISEDELRFLENVLWREPGEKPEVQSVIHQALHGYRDRLRELLIQAKELDSYSKRDWENEEMLIKANIESQTKLKQIVSKLEDLVEECRERGKPADEIYKAKEEIEGIQREILDRLVSGKEEMA; encoded by the coding sequence ATGGAAAGAGCTCTAGAAAAATTAAATCAAATACGGAATGATTTGAAGGCAAGCTACTATGAAAGGGACGAGGTCATAGACGGATCTCTCTGCGCGCTGCTTACAGGGCATCATCTGCTCCTGATAGGTCCCCCGGGCACGGCCAAATCACAGCTGGCAAATGAAATATGCCGCAGAATCGGCGGAGCACGTTATTTCCAGTGGCTTCTTACCAAATTCACCACTCCCGAGGAGCTGTTCGGGGCGGTTAGTCTGAAAGGGCTTGAAAACGATGAATACAGAAGGGTGATATCGGGCAAGCTGCCCGAAGCGCACATCGCTTTTCTGGACGAGGTGTTTAAAGCAAGCTCATCCATTCTGAATACCCTGCTCACTATCATGAATGAAAGGATTTATTATAACGGGACTGAAATATTGAATATACCGCTTATTTCATTGTTCGGCGCCAGCAATGAGCTCCCGTCGGAAGAGGACGAGCTCGAGGCCCTCTATGACCGCTTTCTCCTAAGATACGTGGTCGATTACATAAAAGAGGATTTCAGATTCCTGAAAATGCTGAATACGGAATCGAGAGTCAGCGAGGATATGGCAATAACACCTCAAGAACTCGACTACCTTAAGGTGGAGGCGAATAAAGTCAGCGTTCCATCGAATATATTGAAGCTTATATCACGCATAAGGAAAGAGCTAGGGAAGAAAGGCGTAACCCCGTCCGACAGGAGATACAAGCAGTCAATATCGCTGCTCAAGGCCAGGGCCTACCTCGAAGGAAGAAATGAAATCTCCGAGGATGAGCTCCGTTTTCTGGAAAATGTGCTCTGGAGGGAGCCCGGGGAAAAACCCGAAGTTCAGTCCGTAATCCATCAAGCACTTCACGGATACAGGGACAGGCTCAGGGAGCTTCTCATACAGGCGAAAGAGCTCGACTCATACTCAAAGCGAGACTGGGAAAACGAAGAGATGCTTATAAAAGCCAACATAGAATCCCAGACAAAATTAAAGCAGATAGTCTCGAAGCTCGAAGACCTGGTAGAAGAATGCAGGGAAAGGGGAAAACCCGCCGATGAAATTTATAAAGCGAAAGAAGAGATTGAGGGTATTCAGAGGGAAATTCTCGACAGGCTGGTGTCGGGGAAGGAGGAAATGGCGTAG
- a CDS encoding zinc-binding dehydrogenase has translation MRAILLEKHGGPEVLAPAVVKEPVPGRGEVLVKTAYAGLNYAEILSRKGLYGWAPKLPYILGMECSGIVEQVGEGVDPSRVGRSVMVGAKHGAYAEKIAVPEESAVPLAPGFGMEDGASFLVNYMTAWVALFKMAKIRPGEKVLVTAAAGGVGTAAAQLASRAGCEVYGMAGSREKLDLIKSLGAAESFNYRNPDCFKELLGVSGGVDAVLEVVGGNVFKRSMQVLTPFGRVVVTGFASLDLNRRNPLSWIKTWRDIPRVGVGELARGSHAVMSFHLGHLLDREPGRMELIYSELEKFVTEHDIKPVIGKVFPFDQAAAAHEYVESRKSYGKVLLRIGG, from the coding sequence ATGAGAGCTATTCTGCTTGAAAAACACGGCGGTCCCGAGGTGCTTGCTCCCGCTGTGGTGAAAGAGCCGGTGCCGGGCAGGGGGGAGGTGCTCGTAAAAACAGCTTACGCGGGCCTTAATTACGCCGAGATTCTTTCTCGTAAAGGACTCTACGGATGGGCTCCGAAGCTTCCCTACATATTGGGTATGGAGTGCTCGGGAATTGTCGAGCAGGTCGGAGAAGGGGTAGATCCTTCACGTGTAGGCCGGAGTGTAATGGTCGGTGCCAAGCACGGAGCATATGCGGAGAAAATAGCTGTGCCTGAAGAAAGCGCGGTGCCCCTTGCCCCCGGTTTTGGTATGGAGGATGGAGCTTCCTTCCTCGTTAATTATATGACTGCCTGGGTTGCGCTTTTCAAAATGGCTAAGATTCGCCCGGGGGAAAAGGTGCTCGTTACAGCGGCTGCAGGCGGAGTCGGGACCGCCGCGGCTCAGCTCGCGTCCCGGGCAGGGTGCGAGGTCTACGGTATGGCCGGTTCGCGGGAAAAGCTAGACTTGATCAAATCCCTTGGAGCGGCGGAGTCTTTTAATTATCGTAATCCTGACTGTTTTAAAGAGCTTCTAGGCGTAAGCGGGGGAGTGGACGCGGTGCTTGAGGTGGTCGGGGGTAATGTCTTTAAAAGAAGCATGCAGGTTTTGACTCCCTTTGGCCGAGTTGTTGTAACGGGGTTTGCAAGCTTGGATCTAAACAGGCGGAATCCCCTGTCCTGGATAAAAACATGGAGGGATATTCCCAGAGTAGGGGTGGGCGAGCTCGCTCGGGGGTCTCATGCCGTAATGTCTTTCCACCTGGGGCATCTGCTGGACCGGGAGCCCGGGCGGATGGAGCTGATTTATTCCGAGCTGGAAAAGTTCGTCACGGAACACGATATAAAGCCTGTAATCGGCAAGGTGTTTCCATTCGATCAGGCGGCGGCCGCGCATGAATATGTTGAATCCCGAAAGAGTTACGGCAAGGTTCTATTGAGAATAGGCGGATGA
- a CDS encoding acyl-CoA thioesterase: protein MEKESIKEAVEVINTELVFPTHTNHYGTIFGGRVLELMDMTGALAAMQFANEDAVTASIEAVDFKKPIKTGDIVELKAKVIYSARTSMVVKVDVFRVGKFSPGKDFTCRGYLVFVAVDANGEPRPVPALKLLTEEDEKYWKLGENIKKRSAERRAAEEEHS, encoded by the coding sequence TTGGAAAAAGAGTCGATAAAAGAGGCGGTGGAAGTAATAAATACAGAGCTCGTATTCCCGACCCATACCAACCATTACGGTACGATATTCGGGGGAAGGGTTCTTGAGCTCATGGATATGACAGGGGCGCTTGCGGCAATGCAGTTTGCGAATGAGGATGCTGTGACGGCATCTATCGAGGCCGTGGATTTCAAGAAGCCGATAAAAACGGGCGACATCGTGGAGCTCAAGGCTAAAGTGATCTACTCGGCGCGTACATCAATGGTGGTAAAAGTGGACGTTTTCAGGGTCGGCAAGTTCAGTCCCGGAAAGGATTTCACGTGCCGGGGATATCTCGTATTTGTCGCAGTCGATGCAAACGGCGAGCCGAGGCCGGTCCCCGCGCTCAAGCTCCTCACGGAAGAGGACGAGAAATACTGGAAGCTCGGTGAAAATATCAAGAAAAGAAGCGCGGAAAGACGCGCCGCCGAGGAGGAGCACTCGTGA
- a CDS encoding class I SAM-dependent methyltransferase, producing MKRTPEPELMIDPEQVLAYGRADFEEPHSNFIKLLHRCCPSPDQRKSVLDAGCGAGDITFRIAGALPGAVIDAVDGSGAMIDFAKKRLGESPGPDERVRFFQSMIQDFWGEREYDLIISNSLLHHLKVPEVFWEMIKRLSSEGTYIFVMDLLRPQDVNEAKSLVELYSSSEPEILKRDFYNSLLSAFETDEIKEQLTGADLSHLEVERVSDRHFIVYGEM from the coding sequence ATGAAAAGGACACCGGAACCTGAATTAATGATTGATCCCGAACAGGTTTTAGCTTACGGCAGGGCCGACTTCGAGGAGCCTCACTCCAATTTCATAAAGCTGCTGCACAGATGCTGTCCTTCCCCGGATCAAAGAAAATCCGTCCTCGACGCGGGATGCGGCGCGGGGGATATAACATTCAGGATCGCGGGGGCGTTACCAGGAGCTGTAATAGACGCGGTTGACGGCTCCGGGGCGATGATCGATTTCGCGAAAAAGAGGCTCGGTGAGAGCCCCGGTCCGGATGAGAGAGTTCGATTTTTCCAAAGCATGATTCAGGATTTCTGGGGCGAACGAGAGTACGACCTTATCATAAGCAACAGTCTCCTTCATCATCTCAAAGTGCCTGAAGTCTTCTGGGAGATGATAAAGCGTCTCTCTTCCGAAGGAACTTATATATTCGTGATGGACCTTCTCAGGCCTCAGGATGTGAATGAGGCGAAGTCGCTCGTCGAGCTGTATTCTTCAAGTGAGCCCGAGATTTTGAAAAGGGACTTTTATAACTCTCTTCTCTCGGCATTTGAAACAGATGAAATAAAGGAGCAATTGACCGGTGCAGATTTGAGCCATCTCGAAGTGGAGAGGGTAAGCGACAGGCATTTTATCGTTTACGGGGAGATGTGA
- a CDS encoding ATP-binding protein, with the protein MKKKALFSWSGGKDSALSLEYAKSGGEYEIAALITTVTSDYGRVSMHGLRCDLLDRQVTSLGYPLEKVLISKNADNNEYEAAFKSVLLKYRGLGVETVIYGDIFLQDIREYREKQLGGIGIKCLFPIWKKDTRKLARRFIDSGFKAVAICVDSEALDGSFAGRDYDYDFLSDLPEGVDPCGENGEFHTFVYDGPVFNERIDFSKGDIVFRDSRFYYCDLIPL; encoded by the coding sequence ATGAAGAAAAAAGCCCTTTTCTCGTGGAGCGGGGGTAAAGACAGCGCCCTGTCTCTCGAATATGCCAAGAGCGGCGGGGAATACGAGATTGCCGCATTGATCACAACCGTCACTTCCGATTACGGGAGGGTAAGCATGCACGGGCTCAGATGCGATTTACTAGATAGGCAGGTAACGTCGCTCGGGTATCCGCTTGAAAAAGTACTTATTTCTAAAAATGCCGATAATAACGAATACGAGGCAGCTTTCAAGAGCGTATTATTGAAATACAGGGGACTCGGCGTGGAAACGGTAATATACGGAGATATATTTCTTCAAGACATAAGGGAATACCGCGAAAAACAACTGGGCGGTATTGGTATTAAGTGCCTGTTCCCGATCTGGAAAAAGGATACGCGAAAACTCGCTCGGAGGTTTATAGATTCGGGCTTTAAAGCCGTTGCTATTTGCGTTGATTCTGAAGCGCTTGACGGGAGTTTCGCCGGAAGAGATTACGATTATGATTTTTTATCCGACCTGCCAGAGGGCGTAGATCCGTGCGGTGAAAACGGGGAATTCCACACCTTCGTGTATGACGGACCCGTCTTTAATGAAAGAATTGACTTTAGTAAAGGAGATATTGTTTTCAGGGACAGCAGATTTTATTATTGCGACCTTATTCCGCTTTAA